One window of the Paenibacillus beijingensis genome contains the following:
- a CDS encoding glycosyltransferase produces MKIAIVTETFLPSTDGIVTRLCATIRWLRLNGHHVCIIAPDLGVTEFEGAKVVGIPARSFFLYRDKKLAYPSRKLKLALKQFGPDLIHVVNPALLGVAGIFYGRRLKLPMIASYHTQIPHYADYYGLPFLKPVLWWFFRTLHNRADLNLCPSQAIQTELVAKRFRDVHVWKHGVNTELFGPDNYSESMRDYLTGGQTGKIMLLYVGRLAAEKNIEKLRDILDSSPDYCLALVGDGPHRSFLEKHFHGTNTVFAGFIHGSSLAQAYASSDIFVFPSTSETLGLVLLEAMVSGLPVVAAKSGPTNEQIEDGVTGFLFEAENTDSMKRAVEKLADPHVRAAMSSNSHATGSRFGWSMPSEQLLGFYSNVLKAKQRIPSGHKRQFATFSSIGLLNGLIDLLSLNLLLQLWKSPSAVGLIMINTIAYALAVLNSYYWNANFTFQQDASFTSIEKITFSFQALLSLLISNAVFLLSVYMFGLLTLPLWLIHNAAKGLSMAVSSVSSFFMMKYAVFRLKR; encoded by the coding sequence ATGAAAATCGCGATCGTAACGGAAACGTTTTTGCCCTCGACTGACGGCATAGTGACGCGCCTTTGCGCCACAATCCGGTGGCTGCGGCTAAACGGTCATCATGTTTGTATTATTGCACCGGATCTGGGTGTAACGGAATTTGAGGGTGCCAAAGTGGTAGGAATACCGGCGCGCTCTTTTTTTCTGTACCGGGACAAGAAGCTGGCTTATCCGAGCCGCAAATTGAAGCTGGCCTTGAAGCAGTTCGGACCGGATCTGATTCATGTCGTGAATCCGGCTCTGCTCGGAGTCGCCGGCATCTTCTATGGACGCCGGTTAAAGCTTCCGATGATCGCCTCCTATCATACGCAAATTCCACATTACGCGGACTACTACGGTCTTCCTTTTTTGAAGCCGGTTCTATGGTGGTTTTTCCGGACGCTGCACAATCGGGCCGATCTCAATCTTTGTCCATCCCAAGCGATTCAAACCGAGCTGGTGGCGAAACGCTTCCGCGACGTTCATGTTTGGAAGCACGGCGTAAATACGGAGCTCTTCGGTCCTGACAATTATTCCGAATCAATGAGGGATTATTTGACGGGCGGGCAGACCGGCAAAATAATGCTGCTTTATGTAGGAAGGCTTGCTGCCGAGAAAAATATCGAAAAGCTGCGGGACATTTTGGATTCCTCCCCTGACTATTGTCTGGCGCTGGTCGGGGATGGACCGCACCGCTCTTTTTTGGAAAAGCATTTCCACGGTACGAATACGGTCTTCGCCGGATTTATTCATGGTTCTTCGTTGGCGCAGGCTTATGCTTCTTCCGATATATTCGTGTTTCCGTCAACGTCGGAAACGTTAGGTCTGGTCTTGCTTGAAGCGATGGTGTCGGGACTGCCCGTCGTGGCTGCAAAAAGCGGACCGACAAACGAGCAGATAGAGGATGGCGTTACAGGTTTTCTGTTCGAGGCCGAGAATACGGACAGTATGAAGCGTGCTGTAGAGAAGCTGGCCGATCCGCATGTAAGAGCGGCCATGTCGAGCAATTCGCATGCGACGGGCAGCAGGTTTGGCTGGTCCATGCCTTCGGAGCAGCTGCTCGGCTTTTATTCAAACGTATTAAAGGCAAAGCAGCGTATCCCTTCGGGTCACAAAAGACAGTTTGCCACATTCAGCTCAATCGGCCTGTTGAACGGGCTTATCGATTTATTGTCGTTGAACCTGCTGCTTCAGCTATGGAAGTCGCCAAGCGCCGTCGGATTAATTATGATTAATACAATCGCCTATGCGCTCGCGGTATTGAACAGTTATTATTGGAACGCGAATTTCACGTTTCAGCAGGATGCATCTTTTACGTCTATCGAAAAAATCACCTTTTCTTTTCAAGCGCTACTCAGTCTGCTTATCAGCAACGCCGTCTTTTTGCTCAGTGTGTATATGTTCGGGCTTCTAACGCTTCCTTTATGGCTCATCCACAATGCGGCTAAAGGGCTGTCGATGGCAGTATCCTCCGTTTCCAGCTTTTTTATGATGAAATATGCGGTGTTCAGGTTGAAGAGGTAA
- a CDS encoding GNAT family N-acetyltransferase, whose product MMFTFRDAHREDFQLISTFPQNQMEAYFMFPRGGYPLHPEQLFEIAQNRLLPTVIERNNKIVGYCNIYDRTEGESCWLGNVIINPEFRGIGAGKHLIRVIKARAKEEIKVNEINLVCHNINTKALLFYYKLGFKPFDLKIMKDFNDNEIAGIMMKSKL is encoded by the coding sequence ATGATGTTTACTTTTAGAGATGCACACAGAGAAGATTTCCAATTGATCTCGACCTTTCCGCAAAATCAAATGGAAGCCTATTTTATGTTTCCGCGTGGAGGTTATCCCCTTCATCCTGAGCAACTATTTGAAATCGCGCAGAATCGCTTATTACCTACAGTTATCGAAAGAAATAATAAGATCGTTGGATACTGCAATATTTATGATCGAACAGAGGGCGAGAGCTGCTGGCTGGGAAATGTCATTATTAATCCCGAGTTTAGAGGTATTGGGGCAGGAAAGCATTTAATCCGTGTCATAAAAGCCCGGGCAAAAGAGGAAATAAAAGTGAACGAAATCAACTTGGTCTGCCACAACATCAATACGAAAGCGCTGCTCTTTTATTATAAGCTAGGTTTTAAACCCTTTGATCTAAAGATCATGAAAGACTTTAATGACAATGAAATAGCAGGGATCATGATGAAAAGCAAGTTATAG
- a CDS encoding MarR family winged helix-turn-helix transcriptional regulator, with protein sequence MDNRELSLKLFVVLSKAYKVAMDHAVKDMKKRGLSASEFTVLELLYHKGKIPLQRLGEKLLVTSGSITYTIDKLEQKGYLKRVASPEDRRVTYAEITAAGTELFDQLFPPHSEVIESIMQGLTVEEKQIAITLIKKIGFSAQEYKP encoded by the coding sequence ATGGATAATCGTGAACTATCGTTAAAGCTTTTTGTGGTTCTTTCCAAAGCCTATAAAGTCGCTATGGATCATGCCGTTAAAGATATGAAAAAAAGAGGATTGTCCGCATCCGAATTTACCGTATTGGAACTGCTCTATCATAAGGGTAAAATTCCTTTACAACGTTTAGGTGAGAAGCTTCTTGTAACTAGCGGAAGCATTACGTACACCATCGATAAGCTGGAACAGAAAGGTTACTTGAAACGAGTTGCAAGCCCGGAAGACAGACGTGTGACGTACGCGGAAATAACAGCGGCCGGTACAGAGCTGTTCGATCAATTATTCCCACCGCACTCGGAAGTGATTGAATCCATCATGCAGGGACTTACGGTAGAGGAAAAACAGATCGCCATTACGTTAATAAAGAAAATAGGATTTTCAGCACAGGAATATAAACCGTAA